A single genomic interval of Agarivorans aestuarii harbors:
- a CDS encoding heme ABC transporter ATP-binding protein: MSSLSNSIQLQGLDFSLGNKQLFKQLSLSFAAGQHTALLGANGAGKSSLLKLICGDRQQQAGAINILGKPRTEWDKPELSRHLAVLPQSSELSFAFSVSEVVGLGLINSRLSYQDQQQIIKQQLELMDIWHYKDTPYPQLSGGEKQRVHYARVTAQLATTPVEQQILLLDEPTSALDLSHQQVLMEHAEKLSRQGATVISVVHDLNLASRYCQRILLLKDGEICSDGTPEKVLNQANIKHVFDYQAEILRHPEQDFPVVI; this comes from the coding sequence ATGTCGTCTTTATCAAACAGTATTCAACTGCAAGGCTTAGATTTTTCGCTAGGCAATAAGCAGCTTTTTAAGCAACTTTCATTAAGCTTTGCCGCTGGCCAACATACCGCATTATTGGGCGCCAACGGCGCCGGTAAAAGCTCACTACTTAAACTTATTTGTGGCGATAGGCAGCAACAAGCTGGTGCAATAAATATTCTTGGCAAACCCCGCACCGAGTGGGATAAGCCAGAGCTTAGCCGCCACTTAGCCGTGTTGCCACAAAGCTCTGAGTTAAGCTTTGCTTTTAGCGTTAGTGAAGTGGTTGGCCTTGGGCTTATCAACAGCCGTTTGAGCTACCAAGATCAACAACAGATCATCAAGCAGCAGCTCGAGCTAATGGACATTTGGCATTATAAGGATACGCCCTACCCGCAGCTTTCTGGCGGTGAAAAGCAGCGCGTCCACTATGCGCGTGTTACCGCCCAATTAGCCACTACGCCGGTTGAGCAACAAATTCTGCTATTGGATGAACCCACCAGCGCTCTGGATTTAAGCCACCAGCAAGTATTAATGGAACACGCCGAAAAGCTAAGCCGGCAAGGCGCTACGGTGATTAGCGTAGTGCACGACTTAAACCTTGCCTCACGTTACTGCCAGCGAATTTTACTGCTTAAAGATGGTGAAATTTGCAGTGACGGAACGCCAGAAAAAGTACTTAATCAAGCCAACATTAAGCATGTATTTGATTACCAAGCTGAGATTTTGCGCCACCCAGAACAAGACTTTCCGGTAGTTATTTAA